Genomic window (Granulicella arctica):
GTGAACCAGATGTGGGATCGGCAGACGGATCTTCGCAAGGGTGCGGTGGCGGATCTTCGCGAGGCTGTGGCGGCTGATCCCAAGATGCAAGTGCTGATTGTGCATGGCTGGAACGATCTTTCGTGCCCGTTTATGGGTTCGATTCTGAGCGTGGACCAGATGCCGGTGATGGGCGACGCGGGGCGTGTTTCAGTGCATGAGTACAACGGCGGGCACATGTTCTATACGCGGCCGGACAGCCAGTCGCTGCTGCGTAAGGATGTGCAGGAGATGTACGCGAAGCACTAAGCGGGCGGATGCGAAATGAGTCTGCGGGCTGAAGGCCTCGGTGCCGAGAAGCTGACCTGCAGTCGTCCAAGGAACCACGCGACAAGCGATACCGTATAAGACTCGGTGCGCTGAAGCGATCCTGGAGGTTAGAAGGTGTGTCTATGAGCAGAGCTGTGAGCCGTCGTGACGTGACGCGGTGGATGCTTTCAGCATCGATTGGTGGCCTTGCGGCTGCGAAGCTGAGGGCCGATGTGACGGTTTTTCCTGGTGCGGCCAGCAAAGTAGATTTTGAGCCGGTACGTCGTCGCATTCTGCAGACGGTTGCGGGAGGCGACGCGACCGGAGTGGCTGTTGCAGTGGTGCAGGACGGGCGCATCGTTTGGGAGGAGGGTTTTGGCTGGGCCGATCAGAAGGCGGGCGTGAAGGCTACACAGCATACCCCGTTTACTCTGGCGTCCATCACAAAGCCGTTTACCGCGACCACGCTCATGACCCTGGTTGCTGAAGGTCGACTCTCTCTGGACGAGCCTGCCAATCGCTACCTTAGAGGATGCAAGCTCGTGGGCACCTCCCGTACTGAGCAAGCGGTGAAGGTCCGGCAACTGGGTGCACACGTCAGCGGTCTGCCGGGTATGTATGAATCCTACGAGGTGAATGAGGCGGGACTGGTTTTAAGCCCGGAGGCCCTTCTGCGAGCGTATGGAAGGCTGGCGTACCCTCCAGCGGCCGGCTATGAATACAGCAACATCGGGTTTGCTGCGCTGCATGCGGTCGCCTCAGGCCTCACAGAGACTGAGTTTGGGTTGCTGATGCATCGACGAGTGCTTGCGCCTCTTGGGCTGAACGATAGCTTTTTTGGCAGTGATACCGTTCGAGTGCAAAGTGGGGCAATGCGTTACGACTCGCATGGCCGCCTCATCCCGTACTACACCACCTCTACGCCTGCTTCAGGCGAACTGTACGCGAG
Coding sequences:
- a CDS encoding serine hydrolase domain-containing protein, producing MSRAVSRRDVTRWMLSASIGGLAAAKLRADVTVFPGAASKVDFEPVRRRILQTVAGGDATGVAVAVVQDGRIVWEEGFGWADQKAGVKATQHTPFTLASITKPFTATTLMTLVAEGRLSLDEPANRYLRGCKLVGTSRTEQAVKVRQLGAHVSGLPGMYESYEVNEAGLVLSPEALLRAYGRLAYPPAAGYEYSNIGFAALHAVASGLTETEFGLLMHRRVLAPLGLNDSFFGSDTVRVQSGAMRYDSHGRLIPYYTTSTPASGELYASAHDLALFALLNMHRGAKGQSAVLSAQSIEELQKPVFTGPSGVATTFGWFRSETASGVPFFFKTGGDPGVANRMCFVPSKGLACVVVTNRSNTAELAYSVCDEVLAKYLPDWRRPEEDCGLPAKSFVATPEWKGRWRGLLEGGGAKMPIELDIESDDAASLAIGGDRAEAITRLRSEGEAFTGLSTGKIDAPDAVRTGARTLQIKLVLREDRVAGRVLAVAGDPNVKNVSLPFVITLSRR